From a single Aquipuribacter sp. SD81 genomic region:
- a CDS encoding alpha/beta fold hydrolase, whose protein sequence is MTEITAHHGLLKDVDLHVDDHGGPGRPVVLIHGWPLSGEAFAHNVGALSDAGYRVVTYDRRGFGRSDQPRTGYTYDTLSEDLQALLEALDLRDVTLVGFSMGGGEVARYLSRYGAERIRSVVFASAVPPYMAQTDDNPDGPLPQSQAKEMTEQLTKDPDAFYDDFTTQFFAVDGRLAVSEEERQNALALCKQADKKAALGCMAAFGETDFRDDLATISVPTLVLHGDADAVVPLEGSGARTHAAVTGSSLHVISGAPHGVNVSHPEEWNAAVVDFLAR, encoded by the coding sequence ATGACTGAGATCACCGCCCACCACGGCCTGCTCAAGGACGTCGACCTGCACGTGGACGACCACGGCGGCCCCGGCCGTCCCGTCGTCCTCATCCACGGCTGGCCGCTGTCGGGCGAAGCCTTCGCGCACAACGTCGGCGCCCTCTCCGACGCCGGCTACCGCGTCGTCACCTACGACCGCCGCGGCTTCGGGCGCAGCGACCAGCCGCGCACCGGCTACACCTACGACACGCTGTCGGAGGACCTGCAGGCGCTGCTGGAGGCGCTCGACCTCCGCGACGTCACCCTCGTCGGCTTCTCGATGGGCGGCGGCGAGGTCGCGCGCTACCTGTCGAGGTACGGCGCCGAGCGCATCCGCAGCGTCGTGTTCGCCTCCGCGGTGCCGCCGTACATGGCGCAGACCGACGACAACCCGGACGGCCCGCTGCCGCAGAGCCAGGCGAAGGAGATGACGGAGCAGCTGACGAAGGACCCCGACGCCTTCTACGACGACTTCACGACGCAGTTCTTCGCCGTCGACGGCCGGCTCGCGGTCAGCGAGGAGGAGCGGCAGAACGCGCTCGCGCTGTGCAAGCAGGCCGACAAGAAGGCCGCCCTCGGCTGCATGGCCGCCTTCGGCGAGACCGACTTCCGTGACGACCTCGCGACCATCTCCGTGCCCACCCTCGTGCTGCACGGCGACGCGGACGCGGTCGTCCCGCTCGAGGGCTCCGGCGCCCGCACGCACGCCGCGGTGACGGGCAGCAGCCTGCACGTCATCTCCGGCGCGCCGCACGGGGTCAACGTGAGCCACCCCGAGGAGTGGAACGCGGCGGTCGTCGACTTCCTGGCCCGCTGA
- a CDS encoding exopolyphosphatase produces the protein MTDTLVLDASAVLGAGPFRLVTRSDFDGLVCAVLLRQAGLIDDILFVHPKDVQDGTVDVTGRDLLTNLPFDPRAHLVFDHHLSETVRNQASPRHVIDPAAPSAARVVHSWLTAAGHEPAVSDELMRAVDQADSAQYALADVLEPSGWTLLNFLMDSRTGLGRFRDFRVSNYQLMMQLIDHCVRYQDVTEILALPDVAERVELYRAQEELFRAQLLRVTTLHGDVAVVDLREEDVVHAGNRFLVYALFPQARVSVHVMWGRNRQNTVLAVGRSILDRSSTVDVGAVCLAHGGGGHAAAGTCQVPHEAAERTLADVVGALRGR, from the coding sequence GTGACCGACACCCTCGTCCTCGACGCGTCCGCCGTGCTCGGCGCGGGCCCCTTCCGGCTCGTGACCCGCAGCGACTTCGACGGCCTCGTGTGCGCGGTGCTGCTGCGCCAGGCCGGCCTCATCGACGACATCCTCTTCGTCCACCCGAAGGACGTGCAGGACGGGACGGTCGACGTCACGGGCCGCGACCTGCTGACGAACCTGCCGTTCGACCCGCGCGCGCACCTCGTGTTCGACCACCACCTGTCGGAGACCGTGCGCAACCAGGCGTCCCCGCGACACGTCATCGACCCGGCCGCACCGTCGGCCGCGCGGGTCGTGCACTCGTGGCTCACCGCCGCGGGCCACGAGCCGGCCGTGTCGGACGAGCTCATGCGCGCGGTCGACCAGGCGGACTCCGCGCAGTACGCGCTCGCCGACGTGCTCGAGCCGTCGGGCTGGACGCTGCTCAACTTCCTCATGGACAGCCGCACCGGGCTCGGCCGCTTCCGCGACTTCCGGGTGTCGAACTACCAGCTCATGATGCAGCTCATCGACCACTGCGTCCGCTACCAGGACGTCACCGAGATCCTCGCCCTGCCCGACGTCGCCGAGCGGGTCGAGCTGTACCGGGCGCAGGAGGAGCTGTTCCGCGCGCAGCTGCTGCGGGTGACGACGCTGCACGGCGACGTCGCCGTCGTCGACCTCCGCGAGGAGGACGTCGTCCACGCCGGGAACCGCTTCCTCGTCTACGCGCTGTTCCCGCAGGCCCGGGTGTCGGTCCACGTCATGTGGGGCCGCAACCGGCAGAACACCGTGCTCGCGGTCGGGCGCTCGATCCTCGACCGCAGCTCGACCGTCGACGTCGGTGCCGTGTGCCTCGCCCACGGCGGCGGCGGCCACGCGGCCGCCGGCACGTGCCAGGTGCCGCACGAGGCCGCCGAGCGGACGCTCGCCGACGTCGTCGGCGCCCTCCGCGGTCGCTGA